The following are from one region of the Paenibacillus sp. JZ16 genome:
- a CDS encoding phosphatase PAP2 family protein yields MITRSMDWLQQHDHLIFRWLNRKISNKTVDSMLALVTHMGGAIFTIVLTLSIAFFAPEPWNTMGWQSFIALSLSFLITALIKRKMRRIRPYLALEKVRFEKKPMKDHSFPSGHSTAIFSIITPFLFITPWLSLLLILLALTVSLSRIYLGFHYPSDCLAGCFVGTTSALLIVLS; encoded by the coding sequence ATGATTACTCGTTCGATGGATTGGCTTCAGCAACATGACCACCTTATCTTCCGCTGGTTAAACCGCAAGATCAGCAACAAAACGGTGGATTCGATGCTCGCGCTGGTCACCCATATGGGGGGTGCTATCTTTACCATTGTGCTGACACTCTCGATAGCGTTTTTTGCACCTGAGCCGTGGAATACGATGGGGTGGCAGAGCTTTATTGCGCTTTCCCTCAGCTTCCTGATTACGGCCCTCATCAAAAGGAAGATGCGGCGCATCAGGCCTTATCTGGCACTTGAAAAGGTGCGATTCGAAAAAAAACCGATGAAGGATCACTCGTTTCCTTCCGGGCACTCGACGGCGATCTTTTCCATTATTACGCCGTTTCTGTTCATAACGCCGTGGCTGTCATTGCTCTTGATCCTGCTGGCCCTTACGGTCAGCCTGTCACGGATTTATCTTGGCTTTCACTATCCTTCGGATTGTTTGGCCGGCTGTTTCGTCGGAACGACCTCGGCGCTGCTTATCGTGCTCAGTTAA
- a CDS encoding GNAT family N-acetyltransferase: protein MEYIRITSIDDPLFRKMHNLMKEVFPPEEVLEFSLWKEPLEDPGIRVFVALHEDEVVGTTEYRYYEDWNVAMTDFTIIGREGLGIGRFLAQHRLKDLNQLAAANGKELFGMFAEIYDPYRVQDHAFGGVKPMDPFVRREVLSHLGYKRTDIAYVHPSWNNDGEAVSGLDLCFMPGDDAVDELSAELIVNFLRRYYSVLPEKPQAWNDMVAKLEMREKVALLPL from the coding sequence ATGGAATATATTCGCATTACGAGCATCGACGATCCCTTGTTCCGCAAAATGCACAATCTGATGAAGGAAGTGTTCCCTCCGGAAGAGGTGCTGGAATTCAGTTTGTGGAAGGAACCGCTGGAAGATCCGGGCATCCGGGTATTCGTTGCCCTGCATGAGGACGAAGTGGTGGGTACAACGGAATACCGCTATTATGAGGACTGGAATGTAGCGATGACCGATTTTACCATCATCGGGCGCGAAGGGTTGGGTATCGGCCGATTCCTGGCACAGCATCGTTTGAAGGATCTGAATCAACTGGCGGCCGCGAACGGCAAAGAGCTGTTCGGCATGTTTGCCGAGATTTACGATCCATATCGGGTGCAGGACCATGCATTCGGCGGTGTGAAGCCGATGGATCCTTTTGTTCGCCGCGAAGTCCTCTCGCATCTTGGCTACAAACGCACGGATATCGCCTACGTGCATCCTTCCTGGAACAATGATGGCGAAGCGGTGAGCGGGCTCGATTTGTGCTTCATGCCTGGCGATGATGCCGTTGATGAGCTGTCTGCGGAGCTGATCGTCAACTTCCTGAGACGTTACTATTCGGTACTGCCTGAGAAACCACAGGCCTGGAACGACATGGTGGCCAAGCTGGAAATGCGGGAGAAGGTAGCCTTGCTTCCGTTGTAA
- a CDS encoding serine hydrolase domain-containing protein gives MKKRLSRMLVTLLAVTMILPAGVMAADNSQAAAGGSLEKTAAEKAKLLTGTYGTTSVQYALIDNGVITVSGQEGVNDMEGKKPLTKDTMYAIGSTSKVFTAAAVMKLVDEGKINLDTPVVQYIPEFTMKDERYKKITPRMLLNHSSGLQGSSLNNAFLFEDNDPHAHDTLLKQLSTQNLKADPGAFSVYCNDGFTLAEILVEKVSGKDFTAFIHQYFTEPLDLDHTKTSQDNLDLSQMAGLYFPTHQGQLPNETVNVIGTGGIYSTAEDLVQFAQIFTGEAEGILSDKSVKAMEQEEYKKGLWPEDADNSFDYGLGWDSVRLFPFNQYDMKAVTKGGDTILYHASLVVLPEQNMAAAVLSSGGSSSTNQLLANDILLQALKEKGTIKEIKPEKSFGKPVKADMPSDIAKYAGYYGVTNQQMKVDIKDGELSITVPMVPDYPAEKYVYTADGTFVSADGSTKVSFVKEKNDRIYLWVRQYVTIPGLGQMALSHYTAEKMEANPLSKETAAAWAKREGETFYPLNEKFTSLMYFITKPTVEINSKSGLEGYMIDKKIIDQDTAVSQHQVPAIGSRDTAEFRFYKEKGVEYLEGAGSLFVSGKNVKPLYKGKKSTVTLQADGYAKWYTVPKQAEGKTMTVTLPAQGAFVVYDEKGAVVNYSLVSGSNEVKLPANGAVVFAGAPGSAFGITLQP, from the coding sequence TTGAAGAAAAGACTATCACGGATGCTGGTTACCCTACTCGCCGTTACGATGATCCTTCCGGCTGGGGTAATGGCAGCAGATAACAGCCAAGCTGCCGCTGGAGGAAGCCTTGAGAAAACCGCCGCTGAGAAAGCCAAGCTGCTCACCGGGACGTATGGAACGACAAGCGTTCAATATGCCCTTATCGACAACGGGGTGATTACCGTGTCCGGGCAAGAGGGCGTCAATGATATGGAAGGAAAGAAACCGCTGACTAAAGATACGATGTATGCCATCGGTTCCACGAGTAAAGTGTTCACCGCCGCTGCGGTAATGAAATTGGTGGATGAGGGAAAAATCAACCTGGATACGCCTGTGGTTCAGTACATACCCGAATTCACGATGAAAGACGAACGTTACAAAAAAATCACGCCGCGCATGCTGCTTAACCATTCCTCCGGACTGCAAGGCTCAAGCCTGAATAATGCATTTTTGTTCGAGGATAATGACCCTCATGCACATGACACGCTGCTGAAGCAGCTGTCCACCCAAAACCTGAAAGCGGATCCGGGTGCATTCTCCGTTTATTGTAATGATGGATTCACGCTAGCTGAGATACTGGTAGAGAAAGTCAGCGGCAAGGATTTTACCGCCTTCATTCATCAATATTTTACCGAGCCGTTAGATTTGGACCACACGAAGACATCTCAAGATAATTTGGATTTAAGCCAAATGGCAGGTCTGTATTTTCCTACTCACCAAGGACAGCTTCCTAACGAGACGGTCAATGTGATCGGCACCGGCGGCATCTATTCTACGGCTGAAGACTTGGTACAGTTCGCGCAGATTTTCACCGGAGAAGCCGAAGGCATTCTTTCCGACAAATCCGTTAAAGCCATGGAGCAGGAAGAATATAAAAAGGGTCTGTGGCCCGAAGATGCCGATAACTCGTTCGATTACGGACTTGGCTGGGACAGCGTAAGACTGTTCCCGTTTAACCAATATGACATGAAAGCCGTAACCAAAGGTGGAGACACCATCCTGTATCACGCTTCGCTCGTTGTTCTTCCGGAGCAGAACATGGCTGCCGCTGTATTATCGTCTGGCGGTTCCAGCTCAACCAACCAACTGTTGGCCAACGACATTCTGCTGCAAGCGCTCAAGGAGAAAGGCACCATCAAGGAAATCAAGCCGGAGAAATCCTTCGGCAAACCGGTCAAGGCCGACATGCCTAGCGACATCGCGAAATATGCCGGTTACTATGGCGTGACGAATCAGCAGATGAAAGTCGACATCAAGGACGGCGAACTATCCATTACCGTACCGATGGTGCCGGATTATCCTGCGGAGAAATATGTATACACTGCGGATGGAACCTTTGTCAGCGCGGATGGCAGCACGAAGGTAAGCTTCGTCAAAGAAAAGAATGACCGCATCTATTTATGGGTAAGACAATATGTAACGATTCCTGGACTTGGGCAAATGGCTTTATCGCATTATACCGCCGAGAAAATGGAAGCGAACCCGTTATCCAAGGAGACCGCTGCCGCTTGGGCCAAGCGGGAAGGCGAAACGTTCTATCCATTGAACGAGAAATTCACATCCCTGATGTACTTCATTACGAAACCGACAGTTGAGATTAACAGCAAGAGCGGTCTGGAAGGTTACATGATCGACAAAAAGATCATTGACCAGGATACCGCAGTAAGCCAGCATCAGGTTCCGGCTATCGGTAGCCGGGATACGGCCGAATTCCGCTTCTATAAAGAAAAGGGCGTAGAGTATCTCGAAGGGGCAGGCTCCCTGTTTGTGAGCGGTAAGAACGTGAAGCCGCTTTATAAAGGAAAAAAATCAACCGTCACCCTGCAAGCCGATGGTTATGCCAAATGGTACACCGTCCCTAAACAAGCTGAGGGCAAAACCATGACCGTCACCCTGCCGGCACAAGGCGCATTCGTCGTGTATGACGAAAAAGGTGCGGTTGTAAACTACAGCCTCGTCAGCGGTAGTAACGAAGTGAAGCTCCCAGCCAATGGAGCTGTTGTATTTGCCGGTGCCCCAGGCTCGGCCTTCGGAATCACCTTGCAGCCTTAA
- the rpoE gene encoding DNA-directed RNA polymerase subunit delta, producing MSNPLNLKIDPEKIQEIPMVDLAFMVLKAANTPYYYRDLMNEVAKLRGFTEQEINETIAQLYTEINIDGRFACVGTNLWGLKRWYPLEKSEDPIANAKRPRIINDEDDDDDDFTDEEDTYSGDDVEEDFDSIDEEDDDHDDLFPDDDDADDEVDEEVVLDDDELEDEDSESDEEDDLEDEAFEEDDKD from the coding sequence GTGAGTAATCCGCTCAATTTAAAGATCGATCCGGAGAAGATTCAGGAAATCCCAATGGTTGACCTGGCTTTTATGGTTCTGAAGGCGGCGAATACGCCGTATTATTACCGTGACCTTATGAATGAGGTGGCCAAGCTTCGCGGCTTTACGGAACAGGAAATTAACGAAACGATTGCCCAGTTATATACCGAGATCAATATAGACGGACGTTTCGCATGTGTAGGAACGAATCTGTGGGGACTAAAACGCTGGTATCCGCTGGAGAAGTCCGAGGATCCGATTGCGAACGCCAAGCGTCCGCGGATCATCAACGATGAAGATGATGATGACGATGACTTCACCGATGAAGAGGATACTTATAGCGGTGACGATGTCGAGGAGGATTTCGACAGCATCGATGAAGAAGATGATGATCACGACGATCTCTTCCCGGATGATGACGATGCCGACGATGAAGTAGACGAAGAGGTTGTTCTGGATGATGACGAATTGGAAGACGAGGATTCCGAATCCGATGAGGAAGATGATCTGGAAGATGAGGCATTTGAGGAAGACGATAAGGATTAA
- a CDS encoding CTP synthase translates to MTKYIFVTGGVVSSLGKGITAASLGRLLKNRGLKVTIQKFDPYINIDPGTMSPYQHGEVFVTDDGAETDLDLGHYERFIDINLSKNSNVTTGKVYSSVISKERRGEYLGGTVQVIPHITNEIKERVFRAGREAGSDVVITEIGGTVGDIESLPFLEAIRQIKSDVGRENVMYIHVTLIPYIKAAGEVKTKPTQHSVKELRSIGIQPNVIVCRTEHELSTEMKAKIALFCDIDPNAVVECRDASSLYEVPLNLREEGLDEIVVNHLKLTTPAPDMSEWEDLVERVSKLEKTVEIAIVGKYVALHDAYLSVVESLSHAGFDANADVKIRWVNAEEITADNVEEALRGIGGILVPGGFGDRGIEGKISAIRYARERNIPFFGICLGMQVSVIEYARSIVGLNGANSSEIDPATEYPVIDLLPEQKDIEDLGGTMRLGLYPCKLVPGSLAESCYQDELVYERHRHRYEFNNQYREDIEKAGLRISGTSPDGRLVEIVELPGHPWFLAVQFHPEFTSRPNRPQPLFREFVKASIQHQA, encoded by the coding sequence GTGACAAAGTATATTTTTGTAACAGGCGGGGTCGTGTCATCTCTTGGTAAGGGAATTACCGCCGCTTCGCTCGGTAGATTGCTTAAGAACAGAGGGCTCAAGGTAACGATTCAGAAATTCGATCCGTACATTAATATAGATCCGGGCACCATGAGTCCTTACCAGCATGGCGAAGTATTCGTTACGGACGACGGTGCGGAAACCGACCTGGACCTGGGACACTATGAGCGCTTCATCGATATTAACCTGTCGAAGAACAGCAATGTGACAACAGGGAAAGTATACTCATCTGTTATCAGCAAGGAACGTCGGGGAGAATATTTGGGCGGTACCGTGCAGGTAATCCCTCATATTACGAACGAAATCAAGGAGCGCGTGTTCCGTGCAGGCCGTGAAGCGGGTTCGGATGTGGTTATTACCGAAATCGGCGGAACGGTCGGCGATATCGAAAGCCTTCCTTTCCTTGAGGCGATCCGTCAAATTAAGAGCGACGTTGGCCGTGAGAACGTGATGTATATTCATGTAACCCTCATTCCATATATTAAGGCAGCCGGTGAAGTAAAAACGAAGCCGACTCAGCACAGTGTAAAAGAACTCCGCAGTATCGGCATTCAGCCGAATGTTATCGTGTGCCGTACGGAGCATGAGCTTTCAACCGAGATGAAAGCAAAAATCGCGCTCTTCTGCGACATCGATCCTAACGCGGTTGTAGAATGCCGCGATGCCTCCTCGCTGTATGAGGTACCGCTGAATTTGCGTGAAGAAGGTCTTGATGAAATTGTTGTCAATCATTTGAAATTGACTACCCCTGCGCCGGATATGAGCGAGTGGGAAGATCTGGTGGAGCGTGTATCCAAACTGGAGAAGACCGTTGAGATTGCGATCGTTGGTAAATATGTCGCACTGCACGATGCTTACCTCAGTGTTGTTGAATCCCTGTCTCATGCAGGCTTTGATGCTAATGCTGACGTGAAAATCCGCTGGGTGAATGCCGAAGAGATTACGGCAGACAACGTGGAAGAGGCGTTGAGGGGCATTGGTGGTATCCTTGTACCGGGTGGATTTGGAGATCGGGGTATCGAAGGTAAGATCAGCGCGATTCGTTATGCCCGTGAGCGCAACATTCCATTCTTCGGTATTTGTCTTGGGATGCAAGTGTCTGTTATTGAATATGCCCGTTCGATTGTCGGTCTGAACGGCGCGAACAGCTCGGAAATTGATCCGGCTACCGAATATCCAGTCATCGACCTGCTGCCTGAGCAGAAGGATATCGAGGATCTTGGCGGAACGATGCGTCTGGGTCTGTATCCATGTAAGCTGGTTCCAGGATCGCTTGCAGAGTCCTGCTACCAGGACGAGCTCGTTTATGAAAGACATCGCCACCGGTATGAGTTCAACAACCAGTACCGCGAAGATATTGAAAAAGCAGGTCTGCGCATATCCGGTACTTCTCCGGATGGACGTCTGGTTGAAATTGTAGAGCTGCCAGGACACCCTTGGTTCCTCGCCGTGCAATTCCATCCGGAATTCACTTCCCGTCCGAACCGTCCGCAGCCGCTGTTCCGTGAATTTGTAAAAGCCTCGATCCAGCATCAGGCATAA
- the argS gene encoding arginine--tRNA ligase: MTMNPLDHINGLVAEAVADAAVAAGLVSREELPGITLEVPKDKSHGDLATNVAMQLTRIAKKNPRQIAEAILEHLDRAKASIEKAEIAGPGFINFTLDKGYLYPIVALVEEQGDNYGRIATGEGQKVQMEFVSANPTGSLHLGHARGAAVGDALCNVLDFAGYEVTREYYINDAGNQVVNLIKSLEARYLQELGQDAEMPEDGYHGEDIKGFAKELVAEKGDSLLSMDPGERAAFLRQFGLEKELDKIKRDLNRFRVHFDEWFSETSLYENGLVEKSLEELKSKGEAYEKDGATWLRTTDYGDDKDRVLVKNDGTYTYLTPDIAYHRNKYERGYDKILNIWGADHHGYIPRMKAAMEALGNDPDKLIVLIAQMVSLFQDGEKVKMSKRTGKAVTMEDLMDEVGVDAIRYFFTMRSMDSHLDFDMDLAVSTSNENPVFYVQYAHARICSVFRQAEEQGVNLLPLSEVNLSVLTTEHEYDILRKIGELPQEVSLAAENYAPHRLIRYVYELASLFHSYYRAERVITEDTDQTQARLALLRAVRTVIANVLRLMGVSAPERM; this comes from the coding sequence ATGACAATGAATCCATTAGATCACATTAACGGGCTGGTTGCAGAAGCGGTGGCGGACGCTGCCGTAGCTGCAGGATTGGTTTCCCGTGAGGAATTGCCAGGCATTACGCTTGAAGTTCCCAAGGATAAGTCGCATGGCGACTTGGCTACGAATGTAGCGATGCAGTTGACACGAATCGCCAAGAAGAACCCGCGACAAATTGCGGAGGCTATCCTGGAACATCTGGACAGGGCGAAGGCTTCCATTGAAAAAGCGGAAATAGCCGGGCCAGGATTCATTAATTTTACCTTGGACAAGGGTTACCTCTATCCGATCGTTGCGTTGGTAGAAGAACAGGGCGACAACTACGGGCGAATTGCTACCGGAGAGGGGCAAAAGGTTCAGATGGAGTTTGTCAGCGCCAATCCCACCGGAAGTTTGCACCTGGGACATGCCCGCGGAGCGGCGGTAGGTGATGCCCTTTGCAATGTGCTTGATTTTGCTGGATACGAAGTGACGCGCGAATACTACATTAATGATGCAGGCAACCAAGTTGTGAACCTGATAAAATCCCTCGAAGCCCGTTATTTGCAGGAGCTCGGTCAGGATGCCGAAATGCCGGAAGATGGATACCACGGCGAAGATATCAAAGGGTTTGCTAAAGAGCTTGTAGCTGAGAAGGGCGACTCTTTGCTGTCCATGGATCCAGGCGAGAGAGCTGCATTCCTTCGTCAGTTCGGGCTTGAGAAGGAACTGGATAAAATCAAACGCGATTTGAATCGATTCCGCGTTCATTTTGACGAATGGTTTAGTGAGACATCCCTGTACGAGAACGGACTCGTGGAGAAATCCCTGGAAGAGCTGAAATCGAAGGGCGAAGCTTATGAGAAGGATGGGGCAACCTGGCTTCGTACCACCGACTATGGGGATGACAAAGACCGCGTCCTCGTGAAGAATGACGGAACCTATACTTACCTAACGCCGGATATTGCGTACCACCGCAATAAATACGAGCGCGGTTACGACAAGATCCTCAATATTTGGGGAGCCGATCATCATGGTTACATTCCGCGGATGAAGGCAGCTATGGAGGCGCTGGGCAATGATCCGGACAAACTGATTGTATTGATCGCTCAGATGGTCAGCCTGTTCCAGGATGGCGAGAAAGTGAAAATGTCCAAGCGTACCGGTAAAGCGGTCACGATGGAAGACTTGATGGATGAAGTCGGCGTAGACGCAATCCGCTATTTCTTCACTATGCGCAGCATGGATTCGCATCTGGATTTCGATATGGATCTGGCGGTGTCAACGTCCAATGAGAATCCGGTCTTCTATGTGCAGTATGCACACGCACGTATCTGCAGCGTATTCCGCCAAGCGGAGGAGCAGGGCGTTAACCTCCTGCCGCTTTCGGAAGTGAACCTGAGCGTTCTGACAACCGAGCATGAATACGACATTTTGCGCAAAATAGGAGAGCTCCCGCAGGAAGTGTCGCTTGCTGCAGAGAACTATGCTCCGCACCGACTTATCCGGTATGTATACGAGCTGGCCTCCTTGTTCCACAGCTACTATCGAGCTGAGCGCGTGATTACGGAGGATACGGATCAAACGCAGGCTCGCCTGGCTTTGCTTCGAGCTGTTCGTACCGTTATTGCTAACGTGCTTCGCCTGATGGGCGTATCGGCGCCGGAACGGATGTAA
- a CDS encoding GNAT family N-acetyltransferase codes for MARFHQQLYVFDDARPVPVIIRSYTEADFDELIVIQSETFPPPYPPEQWWNKEQLKQHVTLFPEGALCVEVEGMLAGSITSLIVDYDPMKPAHSWAEATDNGYIRTHKPDGNTLYIADICVRPRFRKLGLGKWLIQSLYHVTVEQGLDRLLGGGRMPGYHRHAHQMSAAEYLDAVVRGDLKDPVITFLLRCGRTPVGVAADYLEDEESCNYGALMEWKNPFTG; via the coding sequence ATGGCCCGGTTTCATCAACAGCTATATGTATTTGACGATGCCCGGCCGGTGCCGGTTATCATTCGAAGCTACACGGAAGCGGATTTTGACGAGCTGATCGTCATTCAATCCGAGACGTTCCCGCCCCCATATCCGCCGGAGCAGTGGTGGAACAAGGAGCAGCTGAAGCAGCATGTTACCCTGTTCCCTGAGGGGGCTCTGTGCGTTGAAGTGGAAGGCATGCTCGCAGGGTCCATCACTTCGCTCATCGTGGATTACGATCCGATGAAGCCTGCCCACTCCTGGGCGGAGGCCACGGATAACGGGTATATCCGGACGCATAAGCCGGACGGGAATACGCTATACATTGCCGACATTTGCGTCAGGCCGCGCTTTCGCAAGCTTGGGCTCGGCAAATGGCTGATTCAGTCGTTGTATCACGTGACCGTCGAACAGGGATTGGACCGGCTCCTTGGCGGCGGACGGATGCCCGGCTATCATCGGCATGCCCATCAAATGTCGGCTGCGGAGTATCTGGACGCTGTTGTCCGGGGTGATCTCAAGGATCCGGTGATTACCTTCCTGCTTCGTTGCGGCCGGACGCCCGTTGGGGTAGCGGCAGATTATTTGGAGGATGAGGAGTCCTGCAACTACGGGGCTCTGATGGAATGGAAGAACCCTTTCACTGGATAA
- a CDS encoding DUF1934 domain-containing protein, which yields MNDRKQVSIRLQSLHEGENTIQELPAEAFIKGNVLYVRYTEPALGPHQGETRAMLKLTEDELKLIRHGEVESEQAFKLGQRLPGYYRSPFTSFNLSTHTQRLELALEGVSGRAAWAYDLYVFDEFSGHFSISLTIQEAHES from the coding sequence ATGAACGACCGAAAACAAGTGAGCATCCGTCTTCAAAGCCTTCACGAAGGGGAGAATACGATACAGGAGCTTCCGGCAGAGGCGTTTATCAAAGGAAATGTCCTGTATGTTCGCTATACCGAACCAGCGCTTGGACCGCATCAAGGGGAAACCCGGGCCATGCTCAAGCTAACGGAGGACGAGCTGAAGCTGATCCGTCACGGCGAGGTGGAGTCCGAGCAGGCATTTAAGCTGGGTCAGCGATTGCCTGGGTATTACCGCTCCCCGTTCACTTCATTTAATCTGTCTACGCACACCCAGCGTCTGGAGCTTGCGCTTGAAGGCGTGTCCGGACGAGCGGCTTGGGCGTATGATTTATATGTGTTTGACGAGTTTTCGGGACACTTTTCTATTAGTTTGACTATTCAGGAGGCACATGAATCATGA
- a CDS encoding S8 family peptidase translates to MDYTRIMQSLLTETNPMRNVREMNRRLLTFHDPQLYQECIREWMRLVWKRRFPSSVSYSPLTQTIIAPAPQTAKFEAEFRNELMVEEDDQVHIQAIQGTIGTLTGIPWGIKQIKAPQAWSISTGHRMKIAVIDTGVDFAHPDLKYSLTRGINLVHRNIPPYDDNGHGTHISGTIAAANSTQGMIGVAPRSVVYPVKAFDHNGSAFVSDIILAIDWCVRAEIDIINMSFGMQTRSRTLLDIVGKANQAGVIIVASSGNDGKRRTADYPARYPQTISVGATDRNRKIPSFSNRGQFVDIYAPGDKIVSAWLQGKYHEMSGTSMATSHVSGAIALLLAQKPDLKKTATIKALLRRTSSPLKLKKGYSVSDGEVNALKFLREGMKL, encoded by the coding sequence ATGGATTACACCCGGATCATGCAATCACTACTTACAGAGACGAACCCTATGCGGAACGTCCGGGAAATGAACCGGCGGCTCCTCACGTTTCATGACCCTCAGCTGTACCAGGAATGTATCCGCGAATGGATGCGACTTGTCTGGAAAAGGCGTTTTCCGAGTTCAGTCAGCTATTCGCCGCTTACCCAAACCATCATCGCTCCAGCTCCCCAAACCGCGAAGTTTGAAGCGGAGTTCCGGAATGAACTGATGGTAGAAGAGGATGACCAGGTTCATATCCAAGCCATACAAGGGACAATTGGAACGCTAACCGGGATCCCATGGGGTATCAAGCAAATCAAAGCCCCTCAAGCCTGGTCGATCTCGACAGGACACCGCATGAAGATTGCGGTTATCGACACCGGGGTGGATTTCGCTCACCCCGATCTGAAGTATTCGCTGACCCGAGGGATTAATCTCGTCCACCGAAACATACCGCCATACGATGACAACGGACACGGAACACATATTTCGGGTACCATCGCTGCTGCGAACAGCACGCAGGGCATGATTGGCGTTGCTCCAAGATCTGTGGTGTATCCAGTCAAAGCCTTTGATCACAACGGATCCGCCTTTGTGTCGGACATCATTCTGGCCATCGACTGGTGCGTGCGGGCCGAGATCGATATCATTAATATGAGTTTCGGTATGCAGACCCGAAGCCGTACGCTGCTGGATATTGTAGGCAAGGCCAACCAAGCAGGCGTCATTATTGTAGCCTCCTCCGGCAATGACGGCAAACGTCGTACCGCGGACTATCCTGCCCGTTATCCTCAAACCATATCCGTCGGAGCTACCGACCGCAACCGGAAGATCCCCTCCTTTAGCAATCGTGGGCAATTTGTCGATATTTATGCACCTGGAGATAAAATCGTGTCCGCTTGGCTGCAAGGAAAATACCACGAGATGAGCGGCACCTCTATGGCGACTTCGCACGTCAGCGGAGCGATCGCCCTGCTGCTTGCGCAAAAGCCTGACCTGAAAAAAACGGCTACCATTAAGGCCCTGCTGCGACGCACCTCCTCTCCCCTTAAGCTTAAAAAAGGATACAGCGTCTCCGATGGAGAGGTAAATGCCTTGAAATTTTTGCGCGAGGGCATGAAATTATAG
- a CDS encoding response regulator — MSKESKHKVLIVDDQNGIRILLVEVFSSEGYETFQAANGKAALEIVKMHAPDLVLLDMKIPGMDGLEILKHIKQMNPDIKVIMMTAYGELDMIKEATDLGALMHFTKPFDIDEMRQAVNMQLKGTASNIG, encoded by the coding sequence ATGAGCAAGGAAAGCAAACACAAAGTGTTGATTGTGGATGACCAGAATGGTATCCGCATCCTGCTTGTGGAAGTGTTCAGCAGTGAGGGATATGAGACGTTTCAAGCGGCGAACGGCAAGGCGGCACTTGAAATTGTGAAGATGCATGCTCCGGATTTGGTGCTGCTGGATATGAAAATTCCTGGAATGGACGGGCTTGAGATTTTGAAGCATATAAAACAGATGAATCCGGACATTAAGGTGATCATGATGACGGCCTATGGAGAGCTTGACATGATCAAGGAAGCAACCGATCTTGGTGCGTTGATGCATTTTACCAAACCCTTTGATATTGACGAGATGCGTCAAGCCGTTAATATGCAGCTGAAAGGGACCGCCAGTAATATCGGTTGA
- a CDS encoding carbon-nitrogen hydrolase family protein: protein MKFRVSAVQYHLHTIQSFDDFARQSEHYIRTAEEFEADFVLFPEFFTTQLMSIGDDQGKALTINDLPDFTDRYRLLFQGFAKQYHMHIIGGTHVIRREGKLYNVAHLFYPDGRIAEQAKIHITPSEISGWNMGAGEGLEVFETEKGTIAMLTCYDIEFPEIVRMAKAKGADVIFCPSCTDDRHGFHRVRYTSHARAIENQIYVVLTGTVGSLPTVDLMRANFGQAAIITPNDIPFPPQGLLAEGELNNDMIITADLDLDLLYQVREKGSVTTWRDRRTDLYPDWE from the coding sequence ATGAAATTTCGCGTTTCTGCCGTGCAATACCATCTGCACACGATTCAATCCTTTGACGATTTTGCCCGTCAGTCGGAGCATTACATTCGGACGGCGGAGGAATTTGAAGCTGATTTTGTGCTGTTTCCGGAATTTTTCACGACCCAGCTGATGTCCATCGGGGACGATCAGGGCAAGGCATTGACGATCAATGATCTTCCGGATTTCACAGACCGTTACCGCTTGCTGTTTCAAGGCTTTGCGAAGCAATATCATATGCATATCATTGGCGGGACGCACGTCATTCGCCGGGAAGGGAAGCTGTACAATGTAGCGCATCTGTTCTATCCGGACGGCCGCATTGCGGAGCAGGCCAAGATCCATATCACGCCTTCGGAGATTAGCGGATGGAATATGGGAGCGGGCGAAGGGCTCGAAGTGTTCGAGACGGAAAAAGGCACCATTGCGATGCTGACCTGCTATGACATCGAATTTCCTGAGATTGTGCGCATGGCCAAGGCTAAAGGAGCCGATGTCATTTTCTGTCCATCCTGTACGGATGATCGTCACGGATTCCATCGCGTGCGTTACACCAGCCATGCCCGCGCCATTGAGAATCAGATCTATGTGGTGTTGACCGGTACCGTTGGTTCGCTGCCAACCGTGGATCTGATGCGTGCCAACTTCGGACAGGCGGCCATCATTACCCCGAACGATATCCCGTTTCCTCCACAGGGCCTGCTGGCCGAGGGAGAGCTGAACAACGACATGATCATAACCGCCGATCTCGATCTGGATTTATTGTATCAAGTGCGCGAGAAGGGCTCCGTCACGACATGGCGTGACCGGCGTACTGATCTGTATCCGGATTGGGAGTAA